CATCTATTAGACCCACGTCAAGCGATGGAGGAGGCTATAGGAAGGGCAATGCCTgagaaaaataagttatttttcagaatttgaaAAGTTCTGTTTTGCTAGCTTAAAAATAACCAAAGTGAAGTTTATAGTCAGGTGCTAAAAGTAGGTAACTTTAAAATAGCGGGAGACCCAAGTACCTACTTTTTAACAAAAACGAAAAAATCTCCATCTCAAGGAAAAAAGGGGATATGATATCTTTAGGGgccaaatttcttttaatttgacgATGACAGGTTTTTTTATCAGTCCCAAAATcgcaattcatgaaataatttgatgaatggaatataaatattaattttgacgaaaaaactatcttcctcattcagccagcTACTCgtattattagaaataaaaatgttttcattccaaAGTAGAAATTTCAGGAGAACATAATTAAAAAGTAACATTACCTATAAATTGACCACGTTCACCGTACTGCATAGTCTCAATAATGTCCATTAGCTTGACCGAGTTCCATATTTCAAACactaattcaaaataaatgaatcaggAGCACCTATTCTGGTGATATTTCAGGTTTTACAGTGCTATGATCCTCGTTACTGGAACTGTATTGAGGGTTGAATTTCCCTTCCCGAATCCAAAGTTTTTGCCATTATGTTACTATTTTGTCCTTGCCACTATTCGTATGCATTGATTTTGCCTTATGAGTAAATTATACCAATAGTCCTTTAATCTCTACATTCTATGGCTTTCTACCGTTTCGGTTGTGGAAGCAGAACTGTATTCATGaattcatttatcatttattcTATGGACGAAAGTGTCTCCTCTCAACTTTCCCATAGTTCTTCAAAAGCTCAAATGAGttgcggggatcgggttggtgttgtggctagagtgttggcttcccatgttgtgggctcgggttcaactcccagcagtggcagagagttttcagagactgcccgatccttgaatgttgtgtggaggacatttcaaggccAACACTCCGTGCGCCGTGGTCCCcgttccgttaagagcaggctaatgccgacgccgagtttctctccacccttacttacctacccttccctcacggcacaaatgacctcagctgtcgatcgcctcattcaaataccataccatcaaaTGGGTTGCTGTCTGTGTCCACTCTTTCAGTGTAGACTGGACTCGTACCACCCATCATTGAGaataaaacgaaatttttcaTTAGTTGGAATTTTTAAGGCatggtttaaattaaaattattatttctgttgCATGTCCGGCTGATATGAAGTACCAGAGGACCCGAGAAAAAGTATCACACTATCTCCTGATGACGAGAAGACGACGAGTCAAACAAGAAGTAGGTGCCAATTGACCTACCATTAAAGCACTTTGAGCTCTTTCTTCTAATTCACATATTTTAACGAGCCCACCCGTTTTGTCACTGATCATTCTGAATTAATTACAGCTCCAGATCTTTGCTATGCAACTGGCCCATAGTAGAATTAAATTTTCCGCTTTCGGATTTTTTGATTTGAAAACAAGTCTGTTCACCTCGGTAAGTAAGTAAAATTAGGATACCAGAGTGGAATACGGCATATAGTAGACCCTGTCTTCGCgagatatttataataataaacatattgtACGAACTGTATTTTTCAAAAgataaccgtcgattttttcgattactcgatatttcaattcaaatgtccattttttgtgAAATGTCGAGCTTTTCAATTCGGTTTAAAACCGCTTatgaccgatatttttccattacTTGATGCCAGAAAGCTTAGGAAAATGCTGCAATGGGATTCCAGTTCTTCTTTGAAAATTAAGACTTAGAATTGGTTAATTAATAACATTCCGCGATCTGAAAGAAAATCGGGGCATCTTGAAAGTTAAAATAGTGTGTGCAAAACCAGCTCAGATCGTACGGCGAATCTATCGTTACTCGATCCCATTGTAAACATGGGGTCTACTCTCTAGGCTTAATTCTTTTCGATACTTCATTGGTTTCCCAACATAAATTTTCAATCCACTCAAAATGTATGTTTAACTTTCAACCCCTCTCTTTTCTGCAGATATCTTCAGCACTACTGATGAATCTGGTGATTTTGGTTCAGTTTCATCTCTCCAACTTTTAAATCACTACTGCATTCTGTTTTCTATCAAAAAAGACTAATGGGATATTAAACAAGCAATACATTAAATAGGTTTCGTGTTCATCTTTTCCCTCAACTGGTTCCAATTCCTATTTCTAATCTTTCCACCGTCGAAAGATTTATAAATATAACATCCCACATATCAAATTCAAAACCTATTTAATAAAACACCAAAAGTTTCTCAAATGGTAAGCCAAAGGATCACAAAATTTATTGCCGAAAAGATAATGGATAAAAGGTTACACAATTCAGAATAGCTTTCATAACAGCATCTCATACTCACACTATGTGATGAAGAACTGCATGcatataaaaatgtgttttttttgtgAACGGCGATAAGGATCTCATGCCGATACTTATAGGAGGTAAGTCCTTGGTAATTGACGCTGTTACACCCATTAGATTGATTATTACACTGCCACAAACCAATCATCTTTTTCATCATACACattgttaatttcttattttggTCTTAAAGTCGTGccataataaattatatttgatcCTATGCAAAGTATTTATAATTGGTGTCCCTTCAAtcccattaaatatttatgactcGATGCCGAATTAAAGTAGCTTGAAAAAATACCAAATAGATCTTTATTATGTGATGGCTGTTAGAGGTACAGACATCTCAGTATGACAGAGTAGTAGGTATTCTGCCTGGATAGGCAATAAATACAGAGACAAGTGTACTTGTACCTACTCAATAATTCATCTGTATACTTGACAAAAGAGGAAAAACACATAAAGCTTCTCAAATGGTGAGCCGAAAGagcacaaaatttatttcaaaaagctAATGAGTAAAAGGTAAGTTCAGAATACTCTCACTCTGTGATGAAGAACTCCATGCATTTGAGGCTACGATTTATTTTGTGAACGACGATAAGGATACTGGAGAAAATAGGAAAACGGATCGTTAAGTAACGATATTCACCATTGGACCTCTAACGATCGTTGAGCTAATGAAACGAGTATGTAAGCAAACAAGAATTTGGTTCAGGAAGAAACGTATCTGTTTACTTGTCTGGATATTCACGTATTCGTCTGGCTACCCCAGTACTCAGGCAAATAACTGGGTACTCAAGTGTCATCTGGGAACACGAATGCATGTAAAATGGAATACGCCTGGCCTACCCCTATAGTGACGCCACTTTCTGGGATGAAACACGACAGAACCTTAATATTATGTACCgagtattttttaattggtaatagccctaaattgaaaaaaacaactttgtCGACACATCTTGAATCTTAACAAATTCCCGCACTTCAACGCCTCCCCTAGAACAGATATGCTGGATCATACTGCGCAATATTCATTCATAGAAATAAACAGAACCTATATATTACccctaaagaaaataaaaaagctcAGTCCAAATTCCTCCCAAGTGGAACATTTTAACTACAACtatttttccaacaaaaatttgaaaaacttcacTACTCACCACCACTAACTGCAATTTCCTCGTCCGCGTGTTTGAAGCCACTGTGACGATTGTCTCCAACTATGCTGCTATTGACAGTACCTTGTTTGATACGCGAGAAACATCGTGAATATATTGACGACGAAGACTAATTTTGGACAAGGACCCTCTTCATGTGATGATAATCTACCTTGAATTCGAGAGCTCAACAGCTTTACGTCGCAGCGCACAATGGACAACTAAGGTTACTTCATTCGCAAGCCTCCGACTTCCTCCACTACATGAATAGGGATAACCACATTGAGTCACCACGAAAATCTAGCCAAGAATTTTCCTGCTCGTGTCTTCGTGTCAAATGGGCGcgatgaaattaatatttgaccTTTACGGGATCACAACAGGATGTAAACTTAACACTTTTTAGCGTCTTACGGCTGTTTAATTCGCCCGACTGGTTCAACATATATGCACCATTATCCCCTCATCATGTCGCATTGCGAATTAGAACATGCAGCAAAGCTGTCATCTAAATGTACAGAATGGAGATGAAATGACTAGGAGGCGTCAGGGAAAAGAATGGATGGGAAATTGAGCAAACGTAAAGCAGTGAGATCAAATTATTGTTTGAGTTACGAATTACGTAGGTATCGTATTGGACAATATTCGTATTGGAATCGTACTGGAACTCCTAGTGAAGAATAGAGCAGATACTTGGCCGAAGTTTTACCGCCTCCCCTCCGATAGATCTATCATAGAAGGGACAATCCAGCCTACACAACTTACCGCCGTGATTATACGAGTATCTGAGGGGCATTCGTATCAATTGAATTAAGAGACGTAACAAAGTGTGTACAAATTTGACTCACAACTTACCTTAAAAAACGGAATTAACGACAGTGGGGTCAGACGGGGTCAGCTTACCATGTCAATGCATCAGAAGGAGACTAAGCTGCTAGTACACTATTGTACCATTAGGGAGGGTCATTTCCGCAGTGTAACCCTGTTTGATTTGCACTTGAGTTTATTGGAACTTTCCCTGACTCAGTTATGTGATATAGTGATATTTTCCGGTTATCAGTCAACCGAATATTTTTAGGTGACTTAACATTGCATCTATTTACCCAAGCCATGAATTTCCTAGtgattttctctaatttttcatCACATGACCAACGATAAGCCCATTCCCCAGGTCAACAGTGGAAAATCAATGCTATAGACGTTACCTCGTTCCGATAATAACGCTTTCAATTCTAAACCGGAATAAGCTACTAAAATATCTAATGATATTACCGTATTAAGCAAGTCGTAATATCAACTATGACGaagaataattattcatttgtgtaaaaaaattgaCTCGATTGGAAacgatatttcatatttttgtaaaaaaatactgataaaCCACGagtgttcattaaaaaaaaacacacctgATGGTTCCAATGTGAACCCCGGATCAGTCATACGGTctaggaaataaattattaggcaagagaaaggaaaaacacTTCACCAAAACCACACTCAAGAATTGCTAATCAATTACAGTTCATGGAAAGAATGGTAAGCGACGATTTATTCTCACAGTTCTCACAGTCCTACATTCCTTTGCAGAGCAAGTAAAAATAGTTATAGATAATTACCCTTCTTCTGCGAGTAGGCCTCTTGACTAGAACTCGCGACATCATATCAGGTTCTTGAAAACAATAATTCACAATAGATGAAAGTATAATGAGCACAAGAGATTAAGCACGGGGTAGCTGCACGTGATGTCAAGTCATACTTTACACAAAATGTTCTTCACTCCCCTTCGACGTTTTGCGAAAGATGAAACTGGACGAGTATGACCAAATTAGTCATGACAGCAGAAATTATCTGAAAGAGATTTAATATCATTTTGACTACTGTGAATGAAGAAAAGGGAAATAATTAGTCATGCTCAGGTTAAAATCTttgataaaatggataaaaagggGACTTGATACCTAAGTTAAAGTTAACCAACAATTTACATTCGTACGTTCATCAATTTGTAAAGCTGCGAAATTACGAGGCCAAATGAACAACCCCTACAAGCtctttattttagcctttttaGGTCATTAGCCTCAATTCGGTCATCgatgaaaaatctaaaaaaaatcaccaaatatcagACCATGAGGACTATGTTATTGAAAGACATTGTTTTAGcaaatgatttacaaaaaaactttatttcagcAACTACCTTATTTTAAATCCTCCAATTTTTTGTcggaaatgtaattattaatcaACAAAACTCAAtctgaaattaaaacaatttttaatcaagcctccgtaataatttttaatcgtttttcatcagttcgatttgaaatattctgaaagCTGTTAAATCTCACTTGAATAAATAGTCAGAGGCTGCTCATGTAGGAGAAACTTACCGAAAGTAATAGCCTAAAGTCAATGGAAAAGAAGCTGCTCGCAGAAAATTCAAGTTGCATGTGTCTCAATTGATCCGAGAAAGTGGACAACTGCAAGAAGGAAGGAATCATTATGCGTAAAGATATTTATAGCACATATACGACAGCAATACCAAAAAAAGTAGACATGAAAGTCTCCCTCACCCATTTCCTAACGGCATTATTCTCGGATAAGTAATAAAACTCCGTCACCAAACTGAGAGCCAAGTTCGcctgaaaaatgaaagaaatgggaaAATCAAGAGTCAATTTTAAAACAGAACATAAACGTCAGAAGAAAACaggaagcaaaataaatttttttaattgaaatttaattatagcATAAACTTATTCTTGTGTACCCTATTAAAGGTAAACCTTCAAGAGTACAAGTACAATTTTTGGAAATAGGTGTAGATAGAAATTCCATTAGTGGAGGCGAGGTTTCTTAAAACATTGAATGGCGGCAAAAAATACCTGGAACAGTATCAATTTGATTATGTCATAAGAATGGTAAACTTTGGTaccaaaaaatgttcaatatttattggaaaatacaGCCCTTTTTGCGAGTTACAGCTgctttttaatagaaaatacattaattccaaaaatttatACCCAAGTTCTTTGAAGACCTTTTTACACAATACACGATCTTTCGCAACAGGGGCATACATTTCCCTTAAAATCGATGTCTCCACTGCCACCTGgccttatatttttaatgagaaaaaagaatttttttaagatcgaTTTTTTAGAATAAACCATCAGCTAATTCTGAAAAAGTTGGCCCCCACATCCCCGAACGAGAAAGATTGGTGTACCAGGTTTCCGAGTCTGTCTACATATCGAAACCCAAGTCTTATTGCCTCTCATGTTATCTTTACCCTCGAACCAATTGGTGTCAAGATCGAGTTTCCTATGTGCCctaaagaataatttaaaagatCTATTTTGGCCATTAGTGACTCACCCCGCCTTTTGATACGATATAGGTTCATACAAGGTTTGCGAgctactgaaaataataaaatccatTGGTTCTATTAACACTCTCAAATGATTGATATCGAAACCAGGTTATCGACTTTGAAGGTGGTGGTCACGCGGAAAATGAACGGTGTTCATACCAGATTTCCGAGGCATAGTAAATAACAACCAACCGTTTCGCCAACGCCaaactaaaagcaataaaaatatagaaatcaatAATTAACCTTTTTTGAGTCTGTATTATTgctaattcatgaaaatattttgaaattttaagttattaacatgctaGGAATTTAATGGGTTAAAGTGCCAGGTAATTATCACCAGTAACAGTAAAACCAAGTTATTGACCTCGAAGCTGGTGGTCTCCTAAAAAAACTTATAGTACCTATGCCATGTTTCCGAGCCACTGTGCATGGCTACAAAACGAGCTAGTTTTGCCTCACTTGGCTCCATTGACACGTTCAAGGTATGACTGATGAAACCAGGTTTCCAACCTCGTGGCTGGTGGCCTCGCAGGTTGCCAGGACGGCCACGAAGACGGCAACGTACGGCAGGGTCCAGGAGACGCCGGTGACGGCACGGAGCCAGAGGTCGGCCCCTCGGTGGATACCGACGATGAAGTTGAACAGCTGGAAGGCCAACTCGACGAGCGTCATGGCGGAGTGGACGACGAGCGAGGGTCCGTAGATTCGACTCAGCTCGACGGCCACGTTGTGGATGCGAAAGTGCATTTCGGCCATCATTCGGACGCGCTCCGTCGTCGGCACGTCCCGGGGATCGAACAGGCTATGACTGCTGCCTGGGCTGACTCCGTACCCCACGGTGCAGGTCCAGTGGGAGCGAACCCCTTCGAAACTGGGAGACTGGGACATCATGAGGGCTAGCAAACGGGAAAGACagggtaatagggtagtttccttcatcaaagaaaacgaaatgcattgatttctattcgttacccactattagggttttcataacatacaaattatttggttttagaaatcccagtttagacgaatggcaatggtcaattttaacctcatttgaaaaaggacagattggcgcccatgcgattccactccacgtgacgtcacagggacctagtttctatacgagtagataggagttttacattgtctgagattaccaatgcatgcatgaggaacagagctcagggaaacatgccttaataatcacccattaaaattgcctaagttcggaaagtttccttcgtttgaaagggtattaataatccttatttaagccaagcgctacctgctagcatggtactcagctacatgctagcagcctgcgtcgtatcagcgctcaagcctcgcctcaaggtcacctcacagggcggcagcgggaaccagaaatgcgtcacacggacttttcccatcattcctacttacagttagccgtcgcgttttcgcgcgcttgaaatttttcacttttcgtttaatcgcgaaaaatagatatcgtcattcgaaaatctaagagcgtgaaatgcgaactccaggagtaataatctttccatttaggcaataaaaaaataatagaaaaccaccctattatcacgATGAAACTTTTTGTTATGCCACAACGGGCTCTTCCACTTACAAGTAAATTCCCTCAAGTACCACCATCAGATCTCGTTttaattttgctaggtgatagaaAATGGATACTCGTGAGGTGCAGTTTTAGTTTTAGCCGCCAACGCTCAATCGTTTCCCTGATATTAACGCAGGAAAGAACCAAGAAAACCCCTATTTATGCAACCAATGGCCTCTATACTTCGTTGCTAGGACAACGAGCACTGACAGTGTATATCAGTGCTGTGTGTTGCATAGATTTAGGCGTTTCCCTGATATTTTTCCGTcgttaatatctcgaaaactatcgAGCGTTGGCGGCTGAGACAAAAATTACACCTCGTGAGTATtaatttcctatcacctagcgaAATGTGAACGAGATCTGTCGGTGACACTTGAGGTACAACCAGAACCGAAAATCGAAATTCAGAAAAACAGGAATGTAAAATAATTCGGTACATGTAAGGGAACATAATACAACATTTTCCTTTCAGTCATCCGCTCGTACGTGTAAAAAAcggaaaacgcgaaagttgccgccctcTTTTTGTGAGTTGATATCGTCATTAAAGGGTAGCTCCTACACCCATTTATAGAGAACCTTCCTTCATTGAGAAAAGGAAAAGTCCACTAAAGTTTAAAATGGATACCCGTTAGGTCTAGTTTTTGTTTTAGCCGCCGACGGCCCATGCACAAGGCAGAAAAGAAGCGGCAAAGTAGCTACACGATGTGAAGGagttcgtgacgccatcaactcacCCACGAGAGGGTCAatgccgtcgatttttcgtcaaaaatacCTCCAGAAGCAGGTAACGGatctaaaaacggaaaaataccgGCCTCTTTCTTTTACAGACAGTCAAAatcgatgataaaataaaattgacgcattctccgattttatttttaaagcactaAAACTGTTTGAGCCTCCGTAGGCTAAGCCTAAGATTAAAGTTATGCTCATGGAAATGTTCTGAAGGGATAGATACTGAATCATTTAAGAATAGAACTCAGAAGTCAGACCATGCATTTGAACGAAGCTGAAATTCCAAAATACAACAAAAAGAGGCTGCATTAAGCAcgaaaaatcaatttgaaaaaattttcacccCCCCCTGACCAATCCGAAAAACTTGATTAGGCGGAGTACTTGGGGACGAAACCTacaagaggactcacacgttagtttctatatatatatatatatacatataaatggtACTCCATGAATCCACATGactttactttttaaaatatcagtGACTTATTTTCCCAAATCagttaataagaaaaataatatgtgaGGTTTTCGAGAAAATGACgggaattttaattattttacgaaTTCGAAGTGTCCGATTGccacttttttattatattggtatacatgcccctgtattattataaaattttcaactgcatGCATCGCTAACTTTCTCTGTGGCAGCGGCTAAGGTTAGACGCGTTTTTATGAGgtcggcgattttcggctcacacgaatttttggccaaaaacccCAGCCTCCGTATTTGCCAGACTCCGTGTacctttttcctatttccaaaaataaagggGACCTTAAAAGGTTTAACAAGCATAGGtgcagtgatgtcatggcaaaattagcagagtccttattttttttagaattgaaatattactctgtgtgctTTTATtagaagttattatttacattctaTTACAAAATGTTTAAGTTACGATGGTTaagatattagaaattttgtgccaacaaaattgaaaaaatgttatttgactattatgtcttttattAACCAGTGCCTGAACAGCATTCCGGCGCGTTCTAGCACCATTGCACCActgcatagatggaattgaaagaaatcgctgacaTAACTAAAGACTGTCCCAAAAAAACGAGTTTGAGAAGTTTTTCGACGATTGGAAGAAGCTCAGGTACAAGTGCGTAATATCTAATGGCGACCGCATATTTGGCAACATAAATATAgacgaataaatttatttcggaaAAATATAATTCCCGTTTTTTCCGAACATACCTCGTACACTTAGAACATAGTTTTACTCACCTAGAGAGCGATTGATCATCACCAATTTCCGGCGCAACACCAGAAGCAAATTGATGAACTGCACGTCCAGCAGAATAGTTACGAAGAAAGCATAGAGCGGGAGGGAGAGGTCAAACACTGCCCGGTCGAAGTCGTAGCCGTACATCTCAAAGTGTGAGTAAGTGGCTCCGATCATCACCCCAAACACGAGTATAACCTACATGAGGAAAAGGTTTCGTCAGCCAAATTCATAGATCACAGTTGACGATCACGGCTGAATTTGAGGAAatgaaatatgtttatttatgcTCTTTTAGATGGAATTGGCTATGAATGCAGTCACTGAGAAGAACAATGATCGCTGTACCATGAGTACAATTCAACTCTTAACAAAGGAATACCTTCTCCCCGAATGAAGCATGAAATTGTGCATCTGACCATCTTGAGAATGACCGACTATTGCACTCCTCACTTGGAAAATGTCGCAACTTTGAAATGCATTCCTCAGCTCACATAATTCAGATAAAActgttacaattaaaaaatattatacaaatacCGAGGTCCCGTACAATAGTTGTAGCAATCAAAAGGCAATAACCTCACATGGTTATTGTACACTTTGTATTATTGcctgaaattattaattaaggCCAACACACTCCCATTAGAAGATATAAGTTAGTTCACTTAATGTCAGATAAAAGTTATGACTTAGTTTTTATTGTTTCATTCCTCTTTTTCGCGAACGTCTATCACTACTTAGTCACCACCGATGAGTTGATTTCATCCAACTCTTTTAGTTTGCTCTTCCAAAGGGATTGTACGGTAGCACAGCCTAGTCTATACAGAATTCAAGCATTTGTGCAGCCAAGATCCTAAAAATTTACTTCCTCCCTGGACATAATTTGGGAAGATACTTTATTGAGATATGGATTCTCCACCACTCGTATTTTGAGTACTTATATCATTAAATGCCAGGCATCTCTCGAAAATCAATATATGTCAAGCCGAATAATCATAGCTTAAAACAATAATTTCCCTTACTCTACACAacgttttttcccatttttttacaaCTCAGAtttctttggcatttaaaaatcATTGCATCGAAGTTAGTGATGAGTCATTCAACTTCTTATTAAAAACAAAGGTTTATTATTCTAGGTATTGTTTCATCAGTCCTAAGGCGCCCATGTGTATTTTGCCACCGCACTAAATATCTTTCATGCAACACATAAAACTATAGCAAACAAGTACAAGATTCTAATACTTGCTTCTCGGAATACTTTTACGTCGAATTTCATTTAACCTCTTCCTTTACCAACCGATCTCAGATGGGACTAGCTAACTCGGTCTGGGATGGTAAATCGATACTTCCACtgtacaaacgctcaacaatcgccaaccGAATCAAGTCCGCTCATCTGGTACTACTAGAAATATACTACTATCTAACTACTATCTACTAATATGTACTATGGAAATAGAGCGGTCTGACTAGACCGGTTTTCGATCGGGCCGAGTGATCTTTCTTCGAAATCAGACTGAAGCCTCGGATCGGGTTGAGCGGGGCCGATATTGAATGTTGACCACATCAAGCTGATTCAGCTCAGCTGCGCATATCAATTTAGGACCCTATAAGCCGA
This genomic interval from Ischnura elegans chromosome 5, ioIscEleg1.1, whole genome shotgun sequence contains the following:
- the LOC124158760 gene encoding putative gustatory receptor 2a isoform X1, with the protein product MSKTWYLSFFSNFVPRHRYNTIASPWNHCEDLEDSRSPMDRQGPLEELRPIFAVSRVMGLAPFPFWSRRALRGPLGTLALVYSIAVVVVFAGPLVVGFPFFSVHRMSSAFSASERMNVLISLLWTFVPCLFAAVVMVTYVSRRGRLRDALVELDDIHAMPQPWKRDRVFKTPWYSFFLQVILVFGVMIGATYSHFEMYGYDFDRAVFDLSLPLYAFFVTILLDVQFINLLLVLRRKLVMINRSLALMMSQSPSFEGVRSHWTCTVGYGVSPGSSHSLFDPRDVPTTERVRMMAEMHFRIHNVAVELSRIYGPSLVVHSAMTLVELAFQLFNFIVGIHRGADLWLRAVTGVSWTLPYVAVFVAVLATCEATSHEANLALSLVTEFYYLSENNAVRKWLSTFSDQLRHMQLEFSASSFFSIDFRLLLSIISAVMTNLVILVQFHLSQNVEGE
- the LOC124158760 gene encoding uncharacterized protein LOC124158760 isoform X3, yielding MSKTWYLSFFSNFVPRHRYNTIASPWNHCEDLEDSRSPMDRQGPLEELRPIFAVSRVMGLAPFPFWSRRALRGPLGTLALVYSIAVVVVFAGPLVVGFPFFSVHRMSSAFSASERMNVLISLLWTFVPCLFAAVVMVTYVSRRGRLRDALVELDDIHAMPQPWKRDRVFKTPWYSFFLQVILVFGVMIGATYSHFEMYGYDFDRAVFDLSLPLYAFFVTILLDVQFINLLLVLRRKLVMINRSLALMMSQSPSFEGVRSHWTCTVGYGVSPGSSHSLFDPRDVPTTERVRMMAEMHFRIHNVAVELSRIYGPSLVVHSAMTLVELAFQLFNFIVGIHRGADLWLRAVTGVSWTLPRTWLSVW
- the LOC124158760 gene encoding uncharacterized protein LOC124158760 isoform X2, producing MSKTWYLSFFSNFVPRHRYNTIASPWNHCEDLEDSRSPMDRQGPLEELRPIFAVSRVMGLAPFPFWSRRALRGPLGTLALVYSIAVVVVFAGPLVVGFPFFSVHRMSSAFSASERMNVLISLLWTFVPCLFAAVVMVTYVSRRGRLRDALVELDDIHAMPQPWKRDRVFKTPWYSFFLQVILVFGVMIGATYSHFEMYGYDFDRAVFDLSLPLYAFFVTILLDVQFINLLLVLRRKLVMINRSLALMMSQSPSFEGVRSHWTCTVGYGVSPGSSHSLFDPRDVPTTERVRMMAEMHFRIHNVAVELSRIYGPSLVVHSAMTLVELAFQLFNFIVGIHRGADLWLRAVTGVSWTLPYVAVFVAVLATCEATSHEVGNLVSSVIP